CCCGACACCTGCTCAGTGGGGCCACTTGCTCAGCCTTCAGATTTAGACATGGACTGACCCTCCATCCATGCAGAGGTTTTGAGAATCTGGGAGACTCTGGATGCCACCTCTttatccctcccacctcccctcacacCCCCGTCCCTAACACCTTCTCCCTGGCTGccttctcttccccaccccattaCGTCTGCTTTTCACACAATGGCCGGTTGGAGCTCTTCGTACTGCAGACATCATCACCCCCTTGTTGGCACCTGTCCTCCTCTCTTTTcttgtgtgttaatcctcacccagtatttttctattgatttttagagagaggggagagagagagagagaaacatcgatgtcagagatcacatcgatcagttgcctcccacacatgccctgaccagggccagggatcaggcctgcaactgaggtatgtgcccttgaccggaatcgaacccagaacccttcagtccgcgggctgacactctatccactgagcaaaacctgctAGGGCACCAGTCCTCCTCCCTTGGCTCCTCTCTGTGCTCTGGCCATACTGACCTCATGTTTATTAAATGCCCCACTTGCACCCTCTGAGGGCCCTTTGCAGCAACCTTTTCCTCTGCCTGGGCCAGCCCTCCCCCCTGCTTCCGAGTTCACTCCTATATTTCTCACCCTCCAGGATGTTGCTGTGGCCCCCACGCAGTACCTGGATATTGTTGGCAGTCGATAAAAAGTATTTGGTGAAAGAGCATGAGGGCCCCTGCCCTAGAACAGCTTGCCTTCAGAAGGGGAAAGAGGCTTGTCAGTAAACCAGCCAGAAGAATGttctggaaaaggaaagggaatgaTGTTGAGGGGCCCCGTCCAGACTTCCCAGTCAGCACTGCTTGGAAACACGCGACCCTGGGCTGATCCCCCGCCCGACCTTTCTCTGCAGGCCCCAGGGCAAGTCCTACCTGTACTTCACACAGTTCAAGGCAGAGGTGCGGGGTGCGGAGATCGAGTACGGCATGGCCTATGTGAGTATCAGCTGTGCCCTTGGGGTGGGTGCTGAGGTGTCCCCTGGGGAGACAGGCAAGATGAGGAGGTGACATAACTTGGAAGAATGTGGGACACTGCCGACCCCAGGTTTGGAGGCACAGGGCAAGAGGCGGTGATGGTGCCCAAAGCGGGACCTGCTGAcctccagagacagaggcaggtgGAACAGGAAGTGGACACCCCGGGTCACCCTCCTACTGCCTGCCAGTCTCCTGCTGGGGCCCCCATTGGAAAAGCCAGCAGGAAGCTAGAGGGCAGGGTTGCCTGGATGCTCAGCTCTGGGACACAAAGAGGGACCGCAAGGGTGGCAGTGGCCCTGAGGCAGGCGTGTGGCTCACGGTGTGTGTGGGGTGTCACATCCTTGGCCCCAGAGACCTGTGGTTCATGGCCTGGGCagtgcctgaccccacagccctTTCCAGAGGCCGCCACACTGCAGAGCCTGCCATGTTCCCACCACCCTCACCAGTTCAGGGTCAGCCAGGAGCAGAACCAGCAGGAGACAGGCAGCCAGGTAGAGGGTGTTTGCCAGGAAGTGGCTTCTGCCACAGGGACTGACCAAGCCGCTCTGGAGTCCAGAGGCCAGGCaggcgggaggcagggctgggtgtgGTTTCTTGAGGGAAGCCTCCGCTCTGCTCCGAAGATCGCGCCCAGTGACTGAGTCAGGGCCACCCAGGGCATCAGGAACCCTCTCAGGATGGCCTTTTGTCACACGCAGAACACTTCACAGCAGCACCTAGCGCCGTCAGTGCACAGCTGCAGACATGGCTGCTCCAAGGTGACACGTCAGACACACACCTTTGAACTAATGACTCTCCAGGGTCCCTTTAAAACTCTATTTTAGCTCATTTGAGAGCacagttctaatttttaaaaattacattcaaGAGACTGCTGTGCTTGTCCCATTTCCATAAATTAAGGAAAAATTGAATTAAATACCTTCTTACTAGGATTTGCAGTGAAGGCACGAAGCTTAAAGCCAGTTGACAATCTCTTAAGTAGATTAGCCAGCCACTTCTCCTGGATTCTCTGTGTGCTCAGAAAAGTGTCACCCGGCTCTTCAGTACAAGCACGAGGTTTTAGTCTGTGCCTCTGGGGAAAGCAAACCAAATCGTGTTCTTTCCTGATTAGGAAAGTTTCCACTTTTTCCCTTTCAGTCTAAAGCTGCGTTTGAAAGAGAGAGTGACGTTCCCCTGAAAAATGAGGAATTTGAAGTGACCAAAACAGCAGGTATGTAAGGGTGGATTGTGGACATGGAACCCAGatcctgggggaggtgggggcgagGTGACAACAGAGGGCCCTCAGGGCCAGGCGGGGAGGGACGACAGTTGCAGGGCACATCCGGACTGCAGGCCAGGTAACTGTTCCTGTATAGGGCCCCACCGTAAACATTTTCAGTTTTGTGGGACCGATGGCCTCTGTTGCAACTGCTCAACCTGCCCCCATCGGGCAAAGGGCAACCACATGTCAGTGAATGGATGTGGCTACGTTTTAACAAAACTTTAATACTTTATGAGCTTGGAAATGTGAATGTCACGTCACTTTCCCGTGTCACAAAATACCATTTTCTTTAGATTTTTGTTAAAATGCCCTTAGCTCAAGAGTGGCGGGCCACACTGTGCCAGTCCCTGACTGATGGCTCGTGGTCCATGGGAGAGCTGTGACCTCCACACGGCCTGGCTGTCCTGGGCTCTGTGACCAGGAACAGCTTCAAGATTGGgacctccagccctggctggtgttctcaatggttagagtgttggcccgcacaccaaagggtcacaggtttgattcctgatcaagggcaagtacctgggttgcaggttgcaTCCTCGGccccggttggggcatatgcaggaggcaaccaatcgatgtttctctgtcttcgcgcgcgtctctctctctctctctctctctctctctctctctctctctctctctctctctcctctctctttcgggtgaggattaacaaaacaaaacaaaagatcgGGACCTCCTGACCTCCTGAAAGCCACCCACCCCAGTCCTCTGAGCCATGTTTAGCCACAAAGGGCAGATGCTGAACAGAAAGAGGTGGGGAGCTCTGAAGTTGGGGCTTGGCGTTCCAGAGCAAGGGTGGACCAATGAGTGGTTAGGATAATGGACATGGGAGCtagctggggaggggtgggggggtgcccagagggtcctgggtttcaggGGAAAGATGAGGTGAAGGAACCCCTGTGGCTATGGGTGTCATTAGGCATGAAACCCTGGGAAGAAGATGGCATGGCAGTGCTTTAGGGAGGAGGAGCCTGAGTCTAGATGGAGCCCCACCTGCAGGCCCTTGAGGACGTAGGGACCATTCAGAGTAGAGGCCAAGGATAGAGGATGTTAGGTTTCGGGCAGACCCTGAGCCCTAGGGCACACAGAattgcacagggaatcagggtcCTGCTAGGAGTGGCAGATGGCGTTTGCAGATGCCCTGGCCCTGCTGTAAAAGCATCATGTGGTCCTAGAACAAGTTTGCCAGCGTGAGCAGGAGGTGATacagcctggccccgccccactcATTTCAGTGCGGCCAAATGACCAATTTCCCCACCTTGAACTCTCTTGTGGACTCCCACCGCCCTCGGGAAAGGCCCACCAACCTCTTCACATTTTTTCTGTCTCTCACCCATAAGACTTTCCGGGCTGGGGTTCTTTCCACATGCAGTTAGCTTTGGGGACTGCTCCCTGCTCTGCCAGTCCCCACCGGGCCCTACCCTGGCCCAAGAGCGTGTGGGCGGTCTCAAGGGCCCTACCATGCATTTCTTGTTTTGCAGTGTCCCACAGGCCCGGGGCGTTCAAGGCTGAGCTGTCCAAGCTGGTGATCGTGGCCAAGGCGTCACGCAGTGAGCTGTGACCAGCAGCCCCCTTGGGGGCGACTTCCTCTCATCTCTACTGAAAGGGCGGTGCCCTGTGAGATCGGGCACATTTTTGGCTTTCTAGGGGGCACTGTTGGTTTTCTGCCTGGCTGATGTTGCCCTCCTCAGACGGGTTCCAGGGTGGCTGAGGCCCTGGGACAGAGTCCAGGGGGCCAGGAGGTTGAGCGGTGCTGTGCCCCCCCTCCCAGTTCCCCATCTCCCCAGCACCACCGCCACACACCCCCTGCCCCGCTCTTCTGAACACAGAGTGTGGGTCTGCGCCCACTGCCGCTTGTCGTACCAGGAGAGGCATCAGCACAGGTGGGGGCCGCAGCTTCCTAAAGCCGGCAGTCTCCCTTGGGATCAGGCCAGGCTCCGATGCTCATGCTCCGGGGAAGAGTAGTCCTGCTGCCCTCTGACCTCAGGTTGACTGTTTTCTTACAACTTCCCCAGGAGACCACCTTCCAGACTAACTGGAAAGAAGTGAAATGCCcttttgtatttaaataaataagagtttAAAGGAACTGCATGGACTGGGTGTCTGGTGCTGGTGCCCGCCTGGCAGGGCGTGAGGGGCAAGGGCCCAGGGGTGACAACAGTAGGAAGCtggctgccctcactccccttctCTGTTGGAAACAGGTGGGCTGTGTCCCCCAAGACACGGAGTTTGAGGCACAGCGTTTCTCTAGGTACAAAAGCAGCGAGATCTGAGGGAGGCGGCCATGAGCCTGCTCCTAGGCCCGGGCACTGCAACTCCCTGAACACGCCCGGCAGCCCCGCCACGTCCCGCCGGTCACAcaggggggctggtggggggtgagCACTCCAGGGCCGACCTGCTCTTTTGACCCAGCTGTTGGCTTTGCTTAGTTTTCTAAAGCCAGGTTGTAGTagggtgacttaaaaaaaaatcagccctagctggcttggctcagtggatagagcgtcagcctgtggactgaagggtcccaggttcgattccagccaagggcacatgcctgggttgcgggctccatccccagtggggggcgtgcaggaggcagccgatcaatgattctctgtcatcatggatgtttctgtctctctctcctccgttcctctctgaaatcaataaatttttttaaaaaaaaaatcacaggcaaacaaaaataaatgaaacccaAATCAGAGGTGCCCTGGTCTCCCAGCTGTGGGGGGGCTGGGAGCCTGACCTGAGCCTAACTTCTGTGTCTTCACGAGCAAACAAGAGGAAAAGAAACCGTGTGGCTGTGAATCGGGGTCCCTCCTAATTGGAATCACCCTGTTGGACCAACGGAGGCCTCTCTCTACCTTTCACTCCCCTGTGCCGACCTGAGGGCCCGGACACTGCTGTGCCCACTTGCCAGAGCAGCAGTGGGCTGGGAGCATTTGGGGTCCTGTCCGAAGTCTCACCTGGAGGAAGCAGAGCGAGGCTCCCTCTGTGCACACCCCAGCGGGCCCTGCAGCCGGACGGTGTCAGGTCGGGGTCATGAGCGCGAAGAGTAACTGTTCTCAGAACCACCATCGAAGAGGCGTGCCACAGAattcagtaattagtttatgtgccatgagatgaaaaaggttaaaaatcactgcACTAGGGGGAATTAAcaggttagatgaagcagaggatcaagtcagcgatttggaagacaagatagtggaaaacacccaattaggacagcaaaaagaaaaaaattttaaatgaaggtagtttgccctagctggtttggctcagtggatagagcatcggcctgcagaatgcaggggcacatgcccgggttgcagacttgctccctggtagggggcatataggaggcagccaatcaatgattctctcttatcattgatgtttctctctgcttctcccctcctctctgaaatcaataaaaatatttttttaaataatttttttaagtgaaggtagtttaagggacctctgggacaacctcAGGCATACCAACATTCCATCATAAGGGTACCAGAAGAAAGCAAGggatagaaaacctatttgagccctagccagtttggctcagtgatagagcgtcagtctgctgactgacgggtcccaggttctattccagtcaagggcatgtacctgggttgcaggcttgatccctggccctggtcagggcatgtgagggaggcaaccaattgatgtctctctctctctctctctctctctctctctctctctctctctctctctctctctctctctctcattgatgtttttgtctctccctctctcccttccactctctctagaaatcagtggaaaaatatcctccgatgaggatttaaaaagggaaagaaaacctatttgaagaagtaatgacgGAAAACTTCCCTACCCTGGCAAAGGAAGCAGACATACACTGCCAGGCAGTGCTGAGTCTCAAAAgaggccacaccaagacacacatAACTAAAATGCCAAAGGTTGAAGACAATCTTAAAGGCaggtagttacctacaagggagctcccacaAAACTCAGctgagcccaactggtgtggctgtggagtgtcgacctacgaaccagcaAGTCTTGGTTCGAgtccagtcagggtgcatgtccaggtttcaggttccatccccaataggggatgtgcaggaggtagccgatcgataattctcttatcgttgatgtttctctctccctctcccttcctctctgaaatcaataaaaaacatacgtgttgtttttttttaaaactacaatgagatctcatctcacacctgtcagaatgtctatcatcaataaatcaacaaacaacaagtgttgaccaggatgtggagaaaggaaaccctcatgcactgttgatggAGTTGaaaattggtgcaaccactactatggaaaacagtatggagtttcctcaaaagattaaaaagagaGCAGTCATACCATCTAGCAAttgcacttctgggtatttatccaaagaaaacaaaaacactaattcaaaaagataatatgctgcctggccagcatggctcactggttgagcattgacctatgaaccaggaggtcaacagttgattcccagtcagggcacgtacctgggttgctggcacaatccccagtgtggggtgtgcaggaggcagccaaccaatggttctctttcatcactgatgtttctctctctcctcctcctcccttcctctctgaaataaaataaataataaaaaataataatatacttctctatgttcactgaagcattatttacagttgccaagatatgaaagcagcCTAAGAGCCGatcaatagacaaatggatagAGGTGTGATGGATATACACAatggaaaaagaatgaaatcttactatttacaacaacatggatggacctagagggaattatgctaagtcagacaaataccatatgatttcacttacatgtggaatataaaaaaacaaaatgacctGGTTGCTGTGgtttggttgagcatcgtcccttGCACGGAAAGGTTtcctgttcgattcccagtcagggcatatatccaggttgagggaggcaaccagtcaatgtttctgtctcatccatgtttctctctttccctctccctttctctaaataaataaatacatacatacataaagataaaaaacaaaatgaacaaactcATAATAGataacagagaacaaactgaaggCTGCCAGATGGGAAGAGATGGGAGGCCAGGTATAAAAGGtggagggattaagaaatacaaattgccagttaCAG
The sequence above is a segment of the Myotis daubentonii chromosome 5, mMyoDau2.1, whole genome shotgun sequence genome. Coding sequences within it:
- the MYDGF gene encoding myeloid-derived growth factor isoform X3; translation: MLACSLVLCRALCARPRPVLQRKERRLREDKYTCVFTYASQGGTNEKWQMSLGTSEDHQHFTCTIWRPQGKSYLYFTQFKAEVRGAEIEYGMAYSKAAFERESDVPLKNEEFEVTKTAVSHRPGAFKAELSKLVIVAKASRSEL